GACACTGGGGGCCGTGGCAGGGTGCCATCGGCGGAGGAGTCCGATCGGCACCCATGGTGTCCGTATCGCCGGGCGATGCCGCGTGCTGCAACCAATCACCACAACTCGCCTGAACCGACAGGGGCGTACACACCCCCAGCAAGACGGCAAAAAATACGGCGAGTGGGAAAAATCGCAACATCAACACGTGCTCAGGGACGACAGGACTCGCTATAAGCGTATTCGCTTCAGTGGTGGGAGTCAATCAACCGCAGCCATTTTGCACAAGATACCCCCCCGATGGAAAAGTAGAGTTCAGAGGCTGTGATGGATCGGCCGGCCGCTGCAGAAACCGCTAACGCGGTGACTGCCGGGCCCGTGACGCAGGCAGGTTCTTTGCGGGCACACGTCCCACCATGCCGCCCGCAAAGTGGATTAGATTAACAGCCTGTGCGCCGCCTTTCCTTTCCCGCTTCACCATGTGAGCCCTTGCTATGAAGTTATCTGCCATTACCCCTTATTCACTTCGAAATGCTCGTCCATTTCGGAATGTTTGGGCCCGCCGACACCTTGTCCTTGCCGGCCTCTTAATCTCCTGTCTCACATCGGCTGCAGCGGTGGCGGACGACGTGAAAGTGATGAGCTTCAACATTCGCTATGGGAGTGCGAAGGATGGCGAAAATCACTGGGAGAAACGCAAGACACTAGTCGCTGAGACTATCAAAGCATTTTCACCGGACCTGCTTGGTACGCAAGAAACGTTGGGGTTTCAGAAGCAATTCTTGGACGCTCATTTGCCCGCGTACACCAGTATCGGCGTGGGACGCGATGACGGTGGACAGGCCGGCGAAATGACCGCCATTTTTTTCCGTACCGAACGATTTGAACGGCTCGAAGAGGGACACTTTTGGCTTAGCGAAACCTCTGAGGTCGTCGGCAGCAAATCATGGGACAGTAGCCTGCCACGGATCTGTTCGTGGATCAAGCTTCGGGATCGTCAAAATGACGGACAACCGATCCTCTTCGTCAACACGCACTTCGATCATCGTGGGGTAGAGGCAAGGAAGGAGTCCGCAAAACTCCTGCGTGTCAAAATTGATGAACTCGGCCAAGGATTCGCTTGCATTGTAACGGGCGATTTCAACGCGTCCCCCGAAAGCGAACCGCATCGAATTCTGTTCGCCGGCCCGACGGATTCGCCAGCGGGAAGTATCCTACTGACCGACACGTTTGCAAAGACGCATCCCGATGCCGCCAACCGCGGAGCCACCTTCTCTGGATTTCGTCCGAACGTCTTGAAAGGGACCCGGATCGATTGGATCGGCGTCAGCAAGCAATGGCAAATTGAGGCCGCAGAAATTGATCGGACCGACTACGACGGGCAAACCCC
This genomic window from Allorhodopirellula heiligendammensis contains:
- a CDS encoding endonuclease/exonuclease/phosphatase family protein, giving the protein MKLSAITPYSLRNARPFRNVWARRHLVLAGLLISCLTSAAAVADDVKVMSFNIRYGSAKDGENHWEKRKTLVAETIKAFSPDLLGTQETLGFQKQFLDAHLPAYTSIGVGRDDGGQAGEMTAIFFRTERFERLEEGHFWLSETSEVVGSKSWDSSLPRICSWIKLRDRQNDGQPILFVNTHFDHRGVEARKESAKLLRVKIDELGQGFACIVTGDFNASPESEPHRILFAGPTDSPAGSILLTDTFAKTHPDAANRGATFSGFRPNVLKGTRIDWIGVSKQWQIEAAEIDRTDYDGQTPSDHYPITATLKWVE